GATGGTGAGGGGGCGCGGCCCGGCTGGTGAAGTGGGGAGGCGTGGGGCGGCTGCcgcgggggccgggggccggtCAGTAGGGCCCCACGACCACCGCCTCCACCTCCTTAGACGGTCTCCGGTCCTTCACTAGGAAGTTGATCATGCCCTCGGACTTGATGAGGAGGTTGCAGCCAAGGAAGAAGATACCGAAGACCACGGTGAGCGAGAGCACACACATGACGGCGATCTGCACCACGCGCATGATATACAGGCTACGCTCGTCCGGGCCGCCCTCCGCGAAGCCGTCGTCGGTCACCACGGATGCCTGGGTGCAGCAGCGCACGGCGCGCTCCAGCGCCTCACTGCTGTTGGCTAGGAACAGGCCGGCCACATCGGTCTGGTTGCCCAGCGCCGGATTCATCGCGGGAGCGGGCGGGCACCTCGGGAGGCGCGGGTCCGAGGGGTGGGAAGGCGGTGGCGCGGGAGAAACAGGTGAGCTGAGCGCTCACTTGCAGACTTGAGCGCGCGGGGACAGCTCGCTCTCTCCTTTCCAAAGTCGCCGGGGCCCTGGGAGTTTCCCCGGAGCCTTTCCGACGAGCGCCGCAACCTGGGCTGGTCTGCGCCGTCTGCTCCTGCCCGGGCGGCGCTCGTTCCCGGCGCTTGCTCGACTGGGGGCTGTTGGAACTTGGCGGGGCTGGGCCAGCGGGGCCGTGGGAGGTGCGGACGGCGGCGGTAGGGCGGCTACTCTGAGCGAACAGCGGCCCCTTCCGGCCGTGCCGCAGCTCTGCGCCCGCCGCCGTTGGGCGGTGTGGGAAGCAAAGGGGCGAACCTCTTCCTGCTTTTCTTGCTTCGCCTATTTTCCAGCTCCAAAGGCTAGGCAGAGGTCACTGTACATTTCTGGGCTTGATGGATGATTGAAGCGTTTCGGGTGGGGGAAGGGTTGCGACCAGCTGAAAGTTTCCTAAGAACTGGGTCACACCAGCTCTGCGTGTCCTTTGCCTCCCGCCCCTCTCACCTCCAGGAGGTGGAAAGTGGCGATGAATCGCAGGTGCCAGATGGTGCTGGCGAATGCATGGACCCGCCGCCTGTGCCTGACTTTGTCTTGCATGCGACGTATGTCTAGTGGTGTAGGGGTGTATTTTTACAAAAGCAATGattttaggaagaaagaaagaaaagctgggacggaaggaaggagagaaagaaaggaagaaaaggagggagagaggaagcgaTTGGAAGACA
This Balaenoptera musculus isolate JJ_BM4_2016_0621 chromosome 7, mBalMus1.pri.v3, whole genome shotgun sequence DNA region includes the following protein-coding sequences:
- the RPRM gene encoding protein reprimo, which encodes MNPALGNQTDVAGLFLANSSEALERAVRCCTQASVVTDDGFAEGGPDERSLYIMRVVQIAVMCVLSLTVVFGIFFLGCNLLIKSEGMINFLVKDRRPSKEVEAVVVGPY